ACGTAAAAGTCGACAGAGCACTGATGCTTATCAGTGCTCtgtcacaaacgcacacacacagagagttaaGGGAATTCACACAAATTTTTGGGGTCGGTGGGGGTTGGAGAGCCGAGCCCCATACTGTGTGTGGTTTAAGACAAACAGATGCTTCTTCTCTAACAGCGATCCATTTGTCCATTTGCCCCCTCACACACTGGTTATCTCTCTCGATACATTCACTGCCCTCACAATCCCATTTCCTCAGCTATGCTCTGAGTCATCACATTAACAGTTATATGCCACATGGCTACTGGCCACTGGGCCTCAGCATCCACTGAGTCGTCCAATCCAAGAAGGGTGTGGACGGACCAAGCAGTACATGCAGCCATTTTGGCTCCTGCCTTCACTCTCGCTCGTCATGTGTCTCTTTCCTTATTTGCCCTCAGCCTGTATTTCTCTCTGTTCCATGCCCCCAGCCACCACCTGGCTCTTCCTTTActgttctcttcctccctccccctccctttctttctccttGTCCCAACCCCCAGATATCAGGTGTGTTACCTGAGCTCCATATCAATAGTTAATCACCCTGGGACACCCAATCTACAGAGCGTGACACAACTCTCCCATGGAGAACTGCGGCGgccacagagtgtgtgtgtgtgggtgttggtgCTAAGACGAATATTCTGAGAGAAGTTTAAAAACTGCTGAGAGAGCCTAGAGGGAGAACTGGCAGGAAGACTGCAAACAAAGAGATATCAGGAAAAAAGCGGGAAACGATGAGGAAGCAGTGGAAGTTTAGATTGTGCAGAGAAATGCAATAAAAGTGACACAGCACAATGACTTGATGGATGCCTTCGATGGGGACAGATAATTAATCATAATGgatcaaaaatgaataaatactaGCAGCTGTAGCTAAAGAATACAACTGAATTAAACAGGGAATGTGAACTGCTTGCAGCTGCACGGCTCTACAGACAAATAGATGGACTGCACTCGGAGAACAGAgcgattatttttcttttatattttttcctgtGAAATTAAGAAAATGTGATGAGACTCTGCTTCCACAAAtgctctctcctgctccctAGTGGCCAAGTTGTAGTATTGCATCACAAGCCAGTGTATCACAGTTAAGatacaggaaaaaaacattgattcCACACAAAACATTCGTCAATAAATAGGTAATGCATCATTATTATACCAAACTTTACAGAAAATGAATCCTACATTTCAGAGCACCACTGGCTTGTTGTTTTAAAAGAATAATCATTGATGTGCTGATTACATTGTTGAGTTGATCCAAAAGAAAGTGCTATTGTGCTATATAtgattatgtgtgtgcatgtttatacatttatatgtgGTAATGTGTGGAATACACAAGTCTTGAAGaaagaaattagttttaaatgttcatATTATGTCCAGTATCATACAGATGTCTCTGGGTTATAGTCTACTGATGCAATGGAGTTTCTCAACGCATCAGACCAGACCCTTATTCTCTGGCGCCGCCAGGTGGTGAGTGGGCTTCCTGGAACAGTCCAACAAAACCTAGAAGACGTCCTTAACCTGGACACCCTGACCGATCCAGACTGGAGACGCACTGTGACACATAATCTCACCAAATATCGGCGACAGGAAAAACTGAGGCGGGCGAGGACAAGAATCTCACTAGACAGCTATTAAAGGCCCTACTGCATGTTTCATGTCTGTGAACTCATTTACTCTGGAGTCTTTATTACTCTGGAATGTGGATTGTGTTCCCTTGTAttaattgttattatatttgtattcttgtcataattaatatatagatttgaccaaagttaagaaacattgtttgtcttctgttactgtgctgtgttcgtatgaatagtagcaaactaaattaatcataatgatttgtttcactccaacactgtgttaattgatcaatgaatcctgtatctatattcagaaagaccgaggcagatgttactgtactagttatatttattcaaaaagtttaacatatttacaacacattcaattatttaaaatatgtacaaagggggacaggggaggggtttgttttgaggagtaggaAAAGGGTGAGGGGCGGCGGGGGCAAGGAGGGAAGGAATGGGTGAGGTAagtgcttctccacctcttctctctcctccagctcatctcggcctcctcctttctgcagctcagtcccatagtccTCGTTCTCCTTGTTgagctccacctcactgctccttcttgtctcaggctcctggtgcaggctcctggtgcagacttgccTCCATAATGTTAGCCCTCGCCTGACAGTCActgagctcagccaagcagtcaagataggccctgaggcgagcacgccgtttcttgacctccttctcTATGACACCGTCTTTGTCAATTAACTGGTGTTGCAGTTGCTCCACCTGCAccttcagggcctggatctcattttccttctccttctcttcctctttctctttctccttctccttctccttctcaacctccacctcactgctacagctTGTATTAggctggggtggctcctggtgcagacctGCTTCCATAATGTttaccttggcctgacagtcagtgagctcagccagACAGTCAAGATAGGCCCCAAGGCGAGCacgccgtttcttgacctccttcttTATTACttcatctttgtctttgtctttcagctggttttcctgctgctcaatcttctccttcagggcctggatctccttctccttctccttctccgtctccgtctccgtctccttctccttctccaccgccatctttatcacatcatctttgtctttcagttggttttccagctgctccaccttctccttcagagcctggatctccttctgcttctgcttctccttctctgtctccttctccacctccttctccttctccttctctttctccttctccttctccaccgccatctttatgacagcatctctgtctttaagctgGTTCTCCAGCTGCCACATCCTCTCCCTCAGAGACTCGGTTCCATATTTAAGAGCCATGATCTGCTTGTTGGCTCGGAGGAGTTCGATCCTGAGGCTCACCACAACATCTGGTTGCTGCATGGTTTCCAACACAGAGTAGATCTATTTGTGGATGAAGCTGTTGGAAgagttgatgcactattttccgaagaagtttctgtTCTTGTCTGGATCAAGTCAAatggctttatgtctgcaggtgacaggatgaaatagtgtgtaagatttaggtgaactTGATCTATTAAATATTCAATGTAAAACActtgacacagagagagagagagaaagagagagagagacccctcCTGCTatctgtgtgtatctggttgccatggaaactcaaatgaatgcacctgttctctccccactgggaagagagaatctaaactctgagtgcagcactcaaacaactataattcagaaactataagtcctatcggTGAAATAAAGACACCGCGataattccaagactttgccggacacacacatatatttgaaACTTGTGAGAGTCAAcaaatgggaccgtgtgagcgAGTTATGcgagttgatgctccttccagaaaggttttctctgaaataacattagacccaatggagagggatcagttttttccttaaaggagctacacacctcatttAACCTGCTCCTAGTATTAGCTTAAGCTCccatcaacacattcaaactccacattaaccaaaaaaaactcactagtaaaaaaaagcatttttttaaataaatgactgGGAAAACtctcctcatcaatcaccatggcaagCAGacgctttgatttgaatttgaatctgaatttgattggcagttaTGGCAGTTgtagtttttttactttgtcttaaatactaaagttaaacaccaaggttaatcttcccaatgttacaacaaTCACATCgttgtgaaatgtgaaaatatcctggtgctacaggtgttttgtccacaatgcctcgctctacCTGGCataacgctacttagcatcaagttaacacatatcactcattaagataagcagcagaaaatacaaaacaagccAGCTACAATATTcccacatttgtcataaaagcatcagaaaacagcacattatcaacatgtaacagcagcagcttcattttatacagtggtttcatttcaaacttaaattatcagcctgaattgtattggttagcatgctgggtaaatacagagagagagtgagacatgacttacctcagtcaaggtcagagtgcagtAGCAACTGTCTTgaactttaacagtatttaaagcaatcaacagccaatcagaggtctcctatcaaaatacctcatatgatgctgttcatcaaagcatcaaaggaggtagtgagggagtgtccctgtcaatcaaaataatcttccatttcaaatcttagcatctggttgctatggtgatagaacCACCTCCcgatgaggaagttttgcgatcatttaaaTCTAGTAAATACTTTTCTTCTTACTAAGATATTTTAGTGACtatatttgatttacatttgaaataataatgttatgAATAATAACTAAATATGATATCATTTTGTTTCATgctatttaattatattattaaaacTCCACAGAGAACCACCTGCTGATGAGGACGttttttgcgatcatttatttcagtaaataaaaacaggacgtttcattttggtggacttttaattgcgtcatacttgcagcatctgatctttaaaaacaaatagagGTGCCCTACATCCGTCACAATACCCTGACAGCAGTGTGATGTTACTCTCCAGCTTATTGTATCTAATAGACAACACTGCAGAGGTCATTGGACACAATATCAGCGCTTTATTTAGAGCATTAACCTGCTCTGTGCTCTGACCCGTTTcaagggaagaaagaaagaaaacataattcTGAGATCGATAAGTTGAAGGACAAGCGGCAATGAGTGTGAAGAGATgtggcagaaacacacaaacatacacacacacacttacacaaacacactcacacacaccatagGCCATATATGAAGACAGACATGGCGGCTCCCCAACAgtaaagccaaagcatctctatCACCTGACAGATGGGGCATGGACCGAACTAACAAGGCCACATCAAATAAGCTTTTCTCATAGATGGTTTCTGCCATTTtaggttgttcttatcacactgatgtactgTGTGTTCAAGTATctatttttcttttggtttggttttgattaggtatttgatgcaataaaacGTCCTGAGTCTGACTTGCGATTGGTCGAACGTTAATATTGTCCTCCGTACGTCCATATCCCGGTGCCACCCCCCCCGATCACTACTGTCCAGGCTATGAGACCAATTGCGCAAGATGACGACATTTGTATCTCAGATATGTTGCCTTCATTTCTGCATCGTGGGAAGAAGTCTACGACACACATAAAACTCTcttctaaattaaattaattttcatGAGGAAAGTATTCATTTGTAATTCATTGGTAATTGTACATGAACGACTTAATAATCCCAGCAACACAGGCTTTGCCAGCCAACttgtatgaaaacttttatGACCTATCGTGTCAGGAATACATTTGGAAATAGCAGAGGCAGTAGCACAGGTTCCCCTCCATTCAGACCAAGAGGAGGGTACGGCCATGGTCAGTATAGAGATCAAACCAGAGGTTACCCTAATACCAGATGCTACATACAGGGTTCCTACAGGTTTTaacaagttaaatttaagaCCTTTTTAAGAACAGTTTGAATAGAATTTAAGACCTATTTCACGGCCATGCTGGCAAAAAAGTATGAAGGAAAATTACTATGAAAGAAGAAATAAGTCCCAGAATTACCTGCAAAGTAAATGTATTCCCGTTCAACATAACATGACTGAACATAACAATacacagaactgtgtgtgtgcgtgtgtctgtagaCCTGGTTGAGAAGGAATACAGGTGACTGGCTGGCACTGCACTGAGGCAAAGACTGAATCTCTGGACTCAGGCCCAAAATAGTAACAAATAGAATCAGAAATAACTGAGCCTTCTTGTCAATAGATATGCTTTTGTTTGTCAAAAAGTATGATTTCAATAAAAGATTTCAATTGTCTCAAGCTCAGCCAACTTCTCCTTGCAGTCCCTACTCAGAATATTTAACTTGGAGAAGACCTCGGCCATCTTGCTGCCAGCCTTGCCCTCAGCCTCTCGAACACTGACGAGATGGCAGGAGTTTGTTGTTGGCTTTTCACAtctcttgtgtttctctgactGGGCATGCGATTCTAAAGCCTTTACCCCCGAAGTTCCTAGTTTAACTATTTTCTTGCTAAAGGTGCAATGGCCTTCGAGAACATTCCCCTCCACTGGTTGTAACCATGCACTTAATGTGCTTTTATTCAAACAAGTTTTGTTGAACCTGCACTTCCccattaagttaagttaagacaTTAAGACACTGTGAATAAAGGCTGCCTATCCGCACGcacttatcttttatttttatagaacCACAAGTATTCCCACCCATATCCTGCACTGCCTTTCATAGGCATATGTTGTACTGTGCTGTTGCCAAATTAAAGAACATTAACTGAGAGAAGTCGTCTGAGCCGTGTTTTAGCAGGCACACCTGTCAAGAGCCTCTGCTTGTTGTGGAGACTATGAATCTGTGGCATGCAATACTCTGTACTTtaacttgtttttcttcctaCCTTGTCTGTATTAAAACATAACTCCCTTAGCTGTAgtcaacatcacacagagttcaagcAGGTGCCCCAGGTTATGATGGGAAGATCGGGAAGGCGTTtcttacggtggccctgagagctcaacgaacagcaacttaagaaaacacatgcaagtggggctgaagagccgcattgggctccagagccgcgggtggccgacccctgtgtggaaccgaatttgtatggtgtattggacgtttttgtggcagcagtgtccatcacttttagctgtcttctggaaacacttccgttgtcgtttcttctctatttgcagcgcgtttgtctatttgcagcgtgtGTCTATTTgatgcgcgtttctgtaatgtgttgtgttgtgttgtgtacttgatgaagatgttttcttactttgcttgtgtttcgtcaacttgcatgtgtttacttcacttgcatgtgttttcttaagttgctgttcgttgagctgtCAGGGCCACCGTAGCTTTTTGATTGGAGGATgcaaatgtttacacaaacagaacatacagccCCAGATGACAACCCCTAAGCCTGTGTGTATGGTGTGCGCTGAGATGCTATCTAACAAGACCCTGGGACCATGTAAAGTGCGCCACCGCCATTTAGAAACAAAACATGGACAATGTTTATCCAAGTCTCAAGCATCTTTTACAAATACGCAGAGAGAGCATCGGAGACAGCTACGCGGCAACATCAGCCCTCTCATTGGGTGAGTTACAGGTTACACAATGTCACTTCACACGATATCTGATTCAATATCAAGTATATCGAGATAAACTGCTCGAGGTGTCAGACTTGGTTATGCCTCAAATGTGTTCATCTTCTCCCGGATATCCTTGTACATTATACAAATTATACAAACagtaacaatatatttttaacaatacCTTATTTGCACTTAATTTTCAGTATCCGATAATGAATGTGAAGAGGTTTTAATTGATAGTTTAGTCTTTATTCATCCAACAACTCATTTATTAACAGAAATGCATCACAATTccattaacaaacacacaaacacacactgtgaagcAAAGAAAGTTTTTGTGTTATTGGTTTGAAATCACCTCCTGGAGGCAGCCTGGGGTTTGGGTCAACTCCCAACTGACGTAAAAGTTGACAGAGcggtaaacacaaacaaacaaatacacacacacacacacacacacacacaaacatatacacacacagagagagctaaaggggacatattatgaaaactCCTGCGATTTGTTATGTATCCCCCCGCCCCCGCTACACTCATTACAGATATGATATTTGCCAAAGCACTTCACTTCATTTTTGCAAACCTCGGATTCACCTGGAATTGCTAGCTAGCAGCatgaagcaaatgaagcactCAAGATGtgctgtggttggctgcagagatCCGCACAGATCTGTACATAACGTCCCAGCCTCAGAAGACACAAGAGCGAAATGGATTGAATTCATATTTGAAGGCAATGTCCCGGAAAGAATTGGCAAAAGTCTGTTGGTGTGCGCCCCGGTAGGTCCCGGGTTCCTCCCAGGGCTACGCCTGTCTGAGGATCGCTTTTTCCATCACTCGGAGACCCCCGTGTCTCTGCAGCTGGGGCTGTCGCAGGCAGGCTTCGGCCCGCCTGACTCTGGTTTAAAACGATTTGGTAGCAAGATTGTATCTttgtctccagtagccatatttctacagaggtaatggatagccaAAAATCCGGGCGCTCGTATctcatggaggagggaggacgggcgaggagggctgttttagacagggtaaaaagggtgctgttttaaatgatccttatggtattttgaccaaaatatgttacagacatttcattaagaccccaaggaaccatatcaacttgtggtaaaatgggcattatCTTTCCCCTTTAAAGGAATTCACACCGATTTTGGAGTAGTTGGGGGTTGGAcagccgagtgtgtgtgtgtgtgtgtgtgtgtgtgtgtgtgtgtgtgtgtgtgtgtgtgtgtgtgtgtgtgtgtgtgtgtgtgtgtgtgtgtcggtacaGGCAAAGGACAGCCGAGCATCTGGTAGCAGCCCAATATGAATAAATGGACTGATGTGCAGCTGGTGGAGCAAAGTCTGGAGGTTTCTGGGGCCGGATTCTCTCACAGCCATGTACATTTCAGGGTAGCAATTTGGCAGGTTTCTCAAGTGGAGTTTGCACCATCCACGAAGGAGCAACTGGAGGACTTGCTTCAGGAGCCCGGTTATGAGGGT
This is a stretch of genomic DNA from Pleuronectes platessa chromosome 3, fPlePla1.1, whole genome shotgun sequence. It encodes these proteins:
- the LOC128436845 gene encoding histone-lysine N-methyltransferase, H3 lysine-79 specific, which produces MQQPDVVVSLRIELLRANKQIMALKYGTESLRERMWQLENQLKDRDAVIKMAVEKEKEKEKEKEKEVEKETEKEKQKQKEIQALKEKVEQLENQLKDKDDVIKMAVEKEKETETETEKEKEKEIQALKEKIEQQENQLKDKDKDEVIKKEVKKRRARLGAYLDCLAELTDCQAKVNIMEAGLHQEPPQPNTSCSSEVEVEKEKEKEKEKEEEKEKENEIQALKVQVEQLQHQLIDKDGVIEKEVKKRRARLRAYLDCLAELSDCQARANIMEASLHQEPAPGA